In Paraburkholderia caribensis, a single window of DNA contains:
- a CDS encoding DUF3311 domain-containing protein: protein MAHDADANKASKHWLWLLLLPWIAMIWVPSYNKIEPVLFDFPFFYWYQLLWVLISAVITAVVYFKTKTRSKGGA, encoded by the coding sequence ATGGCTCACGACGCCGACGCCAACAAGGCCAGCAAGCACTGGCTGTGGCTGTTGCTGTTACCCTGGATCGCGATGATCTGGGTGCCGTCCTACAACAAGATCGAACCCGTGCTGTTCGACTTCCCGTTCTTCTACTGGTATCAGCTCCTGTGGGTGCTGATCAGCGCGGTGATTACGGCCGTCGTGTACTTCAAGACCAAAACCCGCTCGAAGGGAGGTGCATGA
- the mctP gene encoding monocarboxylate uptake permease MctP has product MNATATFVFVLFFIGVTILGFIAAHWRKGDLAHLEEWGLGGRRFGTIVTWFLLGGDLYTAYTFIAVPALVFGAGATGFFALPYTILIYPFAFVVFPKLWSISKRQGYVTSADFVSARYGSRMLALAVAVTGIVATMPYIALQLVGIEVVIGALGFDTKGFVGDLPLIIAFAILAAYTYTSGLRAPAMIAVVKDVLIYITIAAAIIVIPPQLGGFGHIFGAVPPAKLLLKAPDVSSLNGYSAYATLAMGSALALFLYPHSITAVLSSSSGNTIRRNMAMLPAYSLVLGLLALLGFMALASGVKDMPEFAPYFKAFGPNFAVPALFLHFFPSWFVGVAFAAIGIGALVPAAIMSIAAANLYTRNIHKEFVNRNMTHEQETNIAKLVSLIVKVGAVAFILGLPLTYAIQLQLLGGIWIIQTLPAIVLGLYTRVLDYRGLLLGWAVGIAVGTWMAISLKLAGSIYTIHIGGLAIPGYAAVWSLIVNLVVSIVASLVVRASGMKHAEDRTRPEDYLDVHEA; this is encoded by the coding sequence ATGAACGCCACCGCAACCTTCGTCTTCGTTCTGTTTTTTATCGGCGTCACGATTCTCGGCTTCATCGCCGCGCACTGGCGTAAGGGCGATCTCGCGCATCTGGAAGAGTGGGGACTCGGCGGCCGGCGCTTCGGCACCATCGTCACATGGTTCCTGCTGGGCGGCGACCTGTACACCGCCTACACCTTCATCGCCGTCCCGGCACTCGTGTTCGGCGCGGGCGCGACGGGCTTCTTCGCGCTGCCTTATACGATCCTGATCTATCCGTTCGCGTTCGTCGTGTTCCCGAAGCTGTGGAGCATCTCGAAGCGTCAGGGCTACGTCACGTCCGCCGACTTCGTCAGCGCACGCTACGGCAGCCGCATGCTCGCGCTTGCCGTCGCCGTGACGGGCATCGTCGCGACGATGCCGTACATCGCGCTGCAGCTGGTCGGCATCGAAGTGGTGATCGGCGCGCTCGGTTTCGACACGAAGGGCTTCGTCGGCGATCTGCCGCTGATCATCGCCTTCGCGATTCTCGCCGCGTACACGTACACGTCGGGTTTGCGCGCGCCGGCCATGATCGCTGTCGTCAAGGACGTGCTGATCTACATCACGATCGCCGCCGCGATCATCGTGATTCCGCCGCAACTGGGCGGCTTCGGTCATATCTTCGGCGCGGTGCCGCCCGCCAAGCTGCTGCTGAAGGCGCCGGACGTGTCGAGCCTGAACGGCTATAGTGCGTACGCGACGTTGGCGATGGGCTCGGCGCTCGCGCTGTTCCTGTACCCGCACTCCATCACGGCCGTTCTGTCGTCGTCGTCGGGCAACACGATCCGCCGCAACATGGCGATGCTGCCCGCGTATTCGCTGGTGCTCGGTCTGCTCGCGCTGCTCGGCTTCATGGCACTCGCCTCGGGCGTGAAGGACATGCCGGAGTTCGCGCCGTACTTCAAGGCATTTGGCCCGAACTTCGCGGTGCCCGCGCTGTTCCTGCACTTCTTCCCGTCGTGGTTCGTCGGCGTCGCGTTCGCGGCGATCGGCATCGGCGCGCTGGTGCCCGCCGCGATCATGTCGATTGCAGCGGCGAACCTGTACACGCGCAATATCCACAAGGAGTTCGTGAACCGCAACATGACGCACGAGCAGGAGACCAACATCGCCAAGCTCGTGTCGCTGATCGTGAAGGTTGGCGCCGTCGCGTTTATTCTCGGCCTGCCGCTCACGTATGCGATCCAGCTGCAACTGCTCGGTGGCATCTGGATCATCCAGACGCTGCCCGCCATCGTGCTCGGTCTCTACACCCGCGTGCTCGACTATCGCGGCCTGCTGCTCGGCTGGGCGGTGGGCATTGCCGTCGGCACGTGGATGGCGATTTCGCTGAAGCTCGCGGGCTCGATCTACACGATCCATATCGGCGGCCTGGCAATTCCGGGTTATGCGGCTGTGTGGTCGCTGATCGT
- a CDS encoding DNA-deoxyinosine glycosylase: MLRGFPPVVAESTHTLILGSFPGEASLAATQYYAHPRNQFWRLLGAVIGEPLHEFDYPTRLEHVLKHGIGVWDVLAACTREGSLDVAIRNATPNDFASFREYAPQLKKVCFNGKTAGRFAPVIAEAGYQTLVLPSSSPANAMLSFDQKLRLWREILT, translated from the coding sequence ATGCTGCGCGGCTTTCCACCCGTCGTCGCCGAGAGCACGCATACGCTGATACTCGGCAGCTTTCCCGGCGAGGCGTCGCTGGCGGCGACGCAGTATTACGCGCATCCGCGCAACCAGTTCTGGCGTTTGCTCGGCGCGGTGATCGGAGAGCCGCTGCACGAATTCGATTACCCGACGCGGCTTGAGCACGTGCTGAAGCACGGCATCGGCGTGTGGGACGTACTGGCCGCATGCACACGCGAAGGCAGCCTCGATGTGGCGATCCGCAACGCGACCCCGAACGACTTTGCATCGTTTCGCGAGTACGCGCCGCAGTTGAAGAAGGTCTGCTTCAACGGCAAGACGGCGGGGCGCTTTGCACCTGTGATCGCCGAGGCGGGCTACCAGACGCTGGTGCTGCCGTCCTCCAGCCCCGCCAATGCTATGCTCTCGTTCGACCAAAAATTGCGCTTGTGGCGCGAGATCCTCACATGA
- a CDS encoding DMT family transporter: protein MKRETQGMLLGLIGVVIFSLTLPMTRIVVAEFSPLLNGLGRALAAAVPAAVLLAVRREKLPTWPQLKSLAVVSLGVIVAFPVFSAWAMKSVPASHGAVVNGLQPLCVAIYAAWLSHERPSKAFWASAVAGSAIVIAFALQAGGGALQAGDLLMLVAVGIGALGYAEGARLARQIGGWQVICWALVVSAPFLLIPVAWLGWEQHVTHPGPVALQTWLAFGYVTVFSQFIGFFAWYAGLAMGGTARVGQVQLLQIFFTMAFSALFFGENVAPITWIFAAAVIATVMLGRKAAVHTAVRPVRAA from the coding sequence ATGAAGCGCGAAACCCAGGGCATGTTGCTCGGCCTGATCGGCGTGGTGATTTTCAGTCTGACGCTGCCGATGACCCGCATCGTCGTCGCCGAATTCAGCCCGCTGCTGAACGGCCTGGGCCGCGCGCTCGCCGCCGCCGTTCCCGCCGCCGTGCTGCTCGCCGTCCGCCGCGAAAAGCTGCCGACGTGGCCGCAACTGAAAAGCCTGGCTGTCGTGTCGCTGGGCGTGATCGTCGCGTTTCCGGTGTTTTCCGCGTGGGCGATGAAGAGTGTGCCGGCTTCGCACGGCGCAGTGGTCAATGGCTTGCAGCCGCTGTGCGTCGCCATCTACGCGGCGTGGCTGTCGCACGAGCGTCCGTCGAAGGCGTTCTGGGCGAGCGCCGTCGCGGGCAGCGCAATCGTCATCGCGTTCGCCTTGCAGGCGGGCGGCGGCGCGTTGCAGGCGGGCGACCTGCTGATGCTGGTCGCCGTCGGTATCGGCGCGCTCGGCTACGCGGAAGGCGCGCGCCTCGCGCGGCAGATCGGCGGCTGGCAGGTGATCTGCTGGGCGCTCGTCGTGTCCGCGCCGTTCCTGCTGATTCCCGTCGCGTGGCTCGGCTGGGAACAGCACGTCACGCATCCCGGCCCCGTCGCGCTGCAAACATGGCTCGCGTTCGGCTATGTCACGGTGTTCTCGCAGTTCATCGGCTTTTTCGCGTGGTACGCGGGGCTCGCCATGGGCGGGACGGCGCGCGTCGGCCAGGTGCAACTGCTGCAGATCTTCTTCACGATGGCGTTCTCCGCGCTCTTTTTCGGCGAGAACGTCGCGCCCATCACGTGGATTTTCGCGGCGGCCGTGATCGCCACCGTGATGCTGGGCCGCAAGGCCGCCGTGCATACGGCCGTGCGGCCGGTTCGCGCGGCCTGA
- the htpG gene encoding molecular chaperone HtpG — translation MAQETMSFQAEVKQLLHLMIHSLYSNKEIFLRELISNASDAADKLRFEAIENSALYENDPNLRIRVSFDKAARTISIDDNGIGMSRDEAIANLGTIARSGTKEFFGKLSGDQQKDAALIGQFGVGFYSGFIVADKITVETRRAGLPASEGVRWTSAGEGDFSVDTIERAQRGTTITLHLRADEDELLSSYKLKSIIQKYSDHVALPILMQKEEWDAEKSEMVAKDEDETVNQASALWTRAKSDITDEQYKQFYQHLSHDHQDPLTWTHNRVEGRSEYTQLLYVPSHAPFDMWNRDHRGGLKLYVKRVFIMDDAEQLLPAYLRFVKGVVDSADLPLNVSRELLQESRDVKAIREGVTKRALSMLEELANSEEAAEKEKYATFWKEFGQVLKEGIGEDFANKERIAKLARFASTHEDSSAQTVSLADYVARMKPEQSKIYYVTADTYQAAKNSPHLEVFRKKGVEVLLLTDRVDEWMLSFLNEFDGKPLQSVARGDLDLGQLNDEEKQAQEKVGEELKPLVERMKEALKDKAKDVRLTFRLTDSPSCLVADEGDMSGYLQRMLKAAGQNAPAFHPILEVNPEHALVKNLSADNTHFDDWCHLLFDQALLAEGGSLEDPASFVKRTNALLLAR, via the coding sequence ATGGCACAAGAAACCATGAGCTTTCAGGCAGAAGTGAAACAGCTTCTGCACCTGATGATCCATTCGCTGTACAGCAACAAGGAAATTTTCCTGCGCGAACTGATCTCGAACGCGTCGGACGCGGCGGACAAGCTGCGTTTCGAAGCGATCGAAAACAGCGCGCTGTACGAGAACGATCCGAACCTGCGCATCCGCGTGTCGTTCGACAAGGCGGCGCGCACCATCAGCATCGACGACAACGGCATCGGCATGAGCCGCGACGAAGCGATCGCGAACCTCGGCACGATCGCGCGCTCGGGCACCAAGGAATTCTTCGGCAAGCTGTCGGGAGACCAGCAGAAGGACGCGGCGCTGATCGGCCAGTTCGGCGTTGGGTTCTATTCGGGCTTCATCGTCGCGGACAAGATCACGGTGGAGACGCGCCGCGCCGGTTTGCCGGCGTCGGAAGGCGTGCGCTGGACGAGCGCGGGCGAGGGCGATTTCTCGGTCGATACGATCGAGCGCGCGCAGCGCGGCACGACGATCACGCTGCATCTGCGCGCCGACGAAGACGAGCTGTTGTCGTCGTACAAGCTCAAGTCGATCATCCAGAAGTACTCGGATCACGTCGCGCTGCCCATCCTGATGCAGAAGGAAGAGTGGGACGCCGAAAAGAGCGAGATGGTCGCGAAGGACGAAGACGAGACCGTCAATCAGGCGAGCGCGCTGTGGACGCGCGCGAAGAGCGACATCACCGACGAGCAGTACAAGCAGTTCTACCAGCACCTGTCGCACGACCACCAGGACCCGCTGACGTGGACGCATAACCGCGTGGAAGGCCGCAGCGAGTACACGCAGTTGCTGTATGTGCCGTCGCACGCGCCGTTCGACATGTGGAACCGCGATCATCGCGGCGGCCTGAAGCTGTACGTGAAGCGCGTGTTCATCATGGACGACGCCGAGCAACTGCTGCCCGCGTATCTGCGTTTCGTGAAGGGCGTGGTCGATTCGGCGGATCTGCCGTTGAACGTGTCGCGCGAACTGCTGCAGGAAAGCCGCGACGTCAAGGCGATCCGCGAAGGCGTGACCAAGCGCGCGCTGTCGATGCTCGAAGAGCTGGCGAACTCGGAAGAAGCCGCCGAAAAGGAAAAGTACGCGACGTTCTGGAAGGAGTTTGGCCAGGTGCTGAAGGAAGGCATCGGTGAGGACTTCGCGAACAAGGAGCGCATTGCAAAGCTCGCGCGTTTTGCGTCGACGCATGAAGACTCGTCCGCGCAGACGGTGTCTCTCGCGGACTACGTTGCGCGCATGAAGCCCGAGCAGTCGAAGATCTACTATGTCACGGCCGATACGTATCAGGCCGCGAAGAACAGCCCGCACCTCGAGGTGTTCCGCAAGAAGGGCGTCGAAGTGCTGCTGCTGACAGACCGCGTCGACGAATGGATGCTGTCGTTCCTCAACGAGTTCGACGGCAAGCCGCTGCAAAGCGTCGCGCGTGGCGATCTCGATCTGGGCCAGCTGAACGATGAAGAGAAGCAGGCGCAGGAAAAGGTCGGCGAAGAACTGAAGCCGCTCGTCGAGCGCATGAAGGAAGCGCTCAAGGACAAGGCGAAAGATGTGCGACTGACGTTCCGCCTGACGGATTCGCCGTCGTGCCTCGTCGCCGATGAAGGCGATATGAGCGGCTATCTGCAGCGCATGCTGAAGGCGGCAGGGCAGAACGCGCCGGCGTTCCATCCCATTCTCGAGGTCAATCCGGAGCACGCGCTGGTCAAGAACCTCAGCGCGGACAATACCCATTTCGATGACTGGTGCCATCTGTTGTTCGATCAGGCGCTGCTCGCGGAAGGCGGTTCGCTGGAAGACCCGGCGAGTTTTGTGAAGCGGACGAATGCGTTGTTGTTGGCGCGGTGA
- a CDS encoding chorismate--pyruvate lyase family protein: protein MPIRFDAADAHWRVAPLPGFSPDQKDWLTRGGSLTAHLRTLGAVAVRVTREAVDLPFDDEYTALAIAPRTPVWVREVVLSVDGKPFVAAHSIVPLAASTGVWQAMRRLRTRPLAELLYSDSSVSRSSLVSRRLTARHPLYRLASRETADAPVHALLARRSVFERYGEPLMVTEVMLPALWTCLAMRGHKHAAAHPVPRDHGQALDHTASRADVNAKRVGKQGEVR, encoded by the coding sequence ATGCCTATCCGTTTCGATGCAGCCGACGCGCATTGGCGCGTTGCCCCCCTTCCCGGTTTCTCGCCCGATCAAAAAGACTGGCTCACACGCGGCGGTTCGCTGACGGCGCACTTGCGCACGCTCGGCGCCGTCGCGGTGCGCGTGACGCGCGAGGCCGTCGATTTGCCCTTCGACGACGAATACACCGCGCTCGCCATCGCGCCGCGCACGCCCGTGTGGGTGCGTGAAGTGGTGCTATCGGTCGATGGAAAGCCGTTCGTCGCCGCGCACAGCATCGTGCCGCTGGCTGCGAGCACGGGCGTGTGGCAAGCGATGCGCCGTCTGCGCACGCGGCCGCTCGCGGAACTGTTGTATAGCGACAGCAGTGTGTCGCGCTCGTCGCTGGTCAGCCGGCGCTTGACGGCGCGGCATCCGTTGTATCGTCTTGCTTCGCGTGAAACCGCAGACGCACCCGTTCACGCGTTGCTCGCGCGACGTTCCGTATTCGAGCGCTACGGCGAGCCGTTGATGGTTACGGAAGTGATGCTGCCCGCGCTGTGGACGTGTCTCGCGATGCGCGGTCACAAGCATGCGGCGGCGCATCCCGTGCCGCGCGATCATGGACAGGCGCTCGATCACACGGCATCGCGGGCCGACGTCAATGCAAAGCGCGTCGGCAAGCAAGGCGAGGTGCGCTGA
- a CDS encoding aminotransferase-like domain-containing protein: protein MNQSDLNAPTWQLSERARKLTSSAIREILKVTERPEVISFAGGLPSPATFPAEEMRAASDRILRDSPAAALQYSATEGYLPLREWVAQRYSVNGAQIRPSQVLITTGSQQALDLLGKVLVCPESPVLVETPTYLGALQSFSMYEPRYVQVPTDDNGLIPESLTPELTRGARLLYAQPNFQNPTGRRLPIERRRALAEFAKSAPFPVIEDDPYGALDYRGEPLPTMLSMAPDHIVHLGSFSKVLAPGLRIGYIIAPEELHFKLVQAKQATDLHTPSFTQRIVHEVVKDGFLDTHVPKIRALYRDQCEAMLGSLERYMPEGVTWNRPEGGMFIWVTLPKHIDSMKLLEEAVAQNVAFVPGGPFFANEAQHNTLRLSFVTVPPAKIDEGVARLAELIRARV from the coding sequence ATGAATCAAAGCGACCTCAATGCCCCGACCTGGCAATTGTCCGAACGCGCTCGCAAGCTGACCAGCTCGGCGATTCGCGAAATCCTGAAGGTCACCGAGCGGCCCGAGGTCATTTCGTTCGCGGGCGGTCTGCCGTCGCCGGCCACGTTCCCGGCCGAAGAAATGCGCGCGGCCTCCGACCGCATCCTGCGCGATTCGCCCGCCGCCGCGCTCCAGTACAGCGCGACGGAAGGCTATCTGCCGCTGCGTGAATGGGTCGCGCAACGCTATTCGGTGAACGGCGCGCAGATCCGTCCTTCGCAGGTGCTGATCACGACGGGCTCGCAACAGGCGCTCGATCTGCTCGGCAAGGTGCTGGTCTGCCCGGAAAGCCCGGTGCTGGTCGAAACGCCGACCTATCTCGGCGCGCTGCAATCGTTCTCGATGTACGAGCCGCGCTACGTTCAGGTGCCGACGGACGATAACGGCCTGATCCCCGAAAGCCTCACGCCCGAGCTGACCAGGGGCGCGCGCCTGCTGTACGCGCAACCGAACTTCCAGAATCCGACGGGCCGCCGCCTGCCCATCGAGCGCCGCCGCGCGCTGGCCGAATTCGCGAAGTCGGCGCCCTTCCCCGTCATCGAAGACGATCCCTACGGTGCGCTCGATTACCGCGGCGAGCCGCTGCCGACCATGCTGTCGATGGCGCCCGATCACATCGTCCACCTGGGCTCGTTCTCGAAGGTGCTGGCGCCGGGTCTGCGCATCGGCTACATCATTGCGCCCGAGGAACTGCACTTCAAGCTCGTGCAGGCCAAGCAGGCCACCGATCTCCACACGCCGAGCTTCACGCAGCGCATCGTGCATGAAGTCGTGAAAGACGGCTTCCTCGATACCCACGTGCCGAAGATTCGCGCGCTCTATCGCGACCAGTGCGAAGCGATGCTCGGCTCGCTCGAACGCTACATGCCTGAAGGCGTGACGTGGAACCGGCCGGAAGGCGGCATGTTCATCTGGGTGACGCTGCCGAAGCACATCGATTCGATGAAGCTGCTCGAAGAAGCCGTCGCGCAGAACGTCGCGTTCGTGCCGGGCGGTCCGTTCTTCGCGAACGAAGCACAGCACAACACGCTGCGTCTGTCGTTCGTGACCGTGCCGCCCGCGAAAATCGACGAAGGCGTCGCGCGTCTCGCGGAACTCATCCGCGCGCGTGTCTGA
- a CDS encoding class I SAM-dependent methyltransferase encodes MTKLIKRASAEARAFRNKQSAAPAQRISRAKTRASRDEDDFSDVAKASLIEAPRKPRFAPVTFSEEGGVRYLHFGTEWVQGAMRLSKPDHIELEYAQQMMAWLLFLETPNRIVQLGLGTGSLTKFAHRFLKRAQVEAVELNPAVVIAARTMFSLPADDARLTVRETDAWEFVNDRANHGTIGALQIDLYDATARGPVLDSVAFYRAARACLTQAGVATINLFGDHPSFVRNMKRLNEAFDGRVIALPEVHDGNRIAIAFSGPAIDVPFKQLQERAKLIEAKLALPARKWVKGLQESTGQSDTFAI; translated from the coding sequence ATGACGAAACTGATCAAGCGCGCTTCGGCCGAGGCGCGTGCTTTCCGCAACAAGCAGTCCGCTGCACCCGCGCAACGCATTTCGCGCGCAAAAACCCGCGCATCGCGCGATGAGGACGACTTCAGCGACGTCGCGAAAGCGTCGCTGATCGAAGCGCCGCGCAAACCGCGCTTCGCGCCCGTCACGTTCTCGGAAGAGGGTGGCGTGCGCTATCTGCACTTCGGTACGGAGTGGGTGCAAGGCGCGATGCGTCTGTCGAAGCCCGATCACATCGAACTCGAATACGCGCAGCAGATGATGGCGTGGCTGCTGTTCCTCGAAACGCCGAACCGCATCGTGCAGCTCGGCCTCGGCACCGGCTCGCTGACGAAGTTCGCGCACCGCTTCCTGAAGCGCGCGCAGGTCGAAGCCGTCGAATTGAATCCCGCCGTCGTGATCGCAGCGCGCACGATGTTCAGCCTGCCCGCCGACGACGCGCGCCTCACCGTGCGCGAAACCGACGCATGGGAATTCGTCAACGACCGCGCGAACCACGGCACGATTGGCGCATTGCAGATCGATCTGTACGACGCGACGGCGCGCGGCCCGGTGCTCGACAGCGTCGCCTTCTATCGCGCCGCGCGCGCGTGCCTGACGCAAGCGGGCGTCGCCACGATCAACCTGTTCGGCGATCATCCGAGCTTCGTGCGCAACATGAAGCGCCTGAACGAAGCCTTCGATGGACGCGTGATCGCGCTGCCCGAAGTGCACGACGGCAACCGCATCGCCATCGCATTCTCGGGCCCGGCGATCGACGTGCCGTTCAAGCAGTTGCAGGAGCGCGCGAAGCTGATCGAGGCAAAGCTCGCCTTGCCCGCGCGCAAGTGGGTCAAGGGCCTGCAGGAATCGACGGGCCAGAGCGACACCTTCGCGATCTGA
- a CDS encoding VOC family protein encodes MTAHTLRIDHLVVSARTLDEGTQYVADTLGIAPSGGGAHPSMRTHNRLLNLWGGAYLEVIAIDPDAAPSAEARPRLFALDDPAVQARLAKGPYLSHWVARVDRPKNLALWQQQYPERISTVVPMTRGDFTWSLTVADDGAFPCWQGVGDGVVPSLIQWDTPRHPSDLMPETGLALKALKGWHRQADIVAQQLQWLGAAPLIVLESTDGAPALAAEIETPSGLRTLE; translated from the coding sequence ATGACCGCACACACGCTACGCATCGATCACCTCGTTGTTTCCGCCCGCACCCTCGACGAAGGCACGCAATACGTCGCCGACACGCTCGGCATCGCGCCGTCGGGCGGCGGCGCGCATCCGTCGATGCGTACGCACAACCGCTTGCTCAACCTGTGGGGCGGCGCGTATCTGGAAGTAATCGCGATCGATCCCGACGCGGCGCCATCCGCGGAGGCCCGTCCCCGGCTCTTCGCGCTCGACGATCCCGCCGTGCAGGCACGCCTCGCGAAGGGTCCGTATCTGTCGCACTGGGTCGCGCGCGTCGATCGGCCGAAGAATCTGGCGCTGTGGCAACAGCAGTATCCGGAGCGTATTTCGACCGTCGTGCCGATGACGCGCGGCGATTTCACCTGGAGCCTGACGGTCGCCGACGACGGCGCATTCCCGTGCTGGCAAGGCGTGGGCGACGGTGTCGTGCCGTCGCTGATCCAGTGGGACACGCCGCGCCATCCGTCCGACCTGATGCCGGAAACGGGCCTCGCGTTGAAGGCGCTGAAAGGCTGGCATCGGCAGGCGGACATCGTCGCGCAGCAGCTGCAATGGCTCGGCGCTGCCCCTTTGATCGTGCTGGAAAGCACGGACGGCGCGCCCGCGTTGGCGGCTGAAATCGAAACCCCGAGCGGACTGCGTACGCTCGAATAA
- a CDS encoding aminotransferase-like domain-containing protein, which yields MSVPLDLIPAPHDASALTLVDQLVQWARRRIEERVFRPGMRMPSIRKLALDKGVSRFTVVEAYERLVAQGYLDSRRGSGFYVRERLAAGPLPVERRAAAPDAAPAPSTIDVVWLLRNMLHTSTRPERGPGLGYLPSRWLDGELITGALRTLGRQSGAQMLGFGTPQGFLPLRQQLQTRLEELEIGASPEQIVLVSGITQAIDLIARLYVQPGDAVIVGDPAWFQMFGRFASQGARLVGMPYTPEGPDLDALETLVQTWRPKMLVLNSVLQNPTGTSLTAAQAFRILRLAEAYDFIVVEDDIYGDLCPPGFPATRLASLDQLKRVIYLGSFSKTLAANLRVGFIASSLDVAKAVTDQKMLVGMTTPELNERVLYKILTEGHYRRHVERLRARLDGVRDKSVRMLEKTGLRMFQTPAAGMFVWADTGVDADALAAAGHEEGFLLTPGSLFSPQQSPTTWMRFNVANCGDPALPAFLCRYLDAVARRAS from the coding sequence ATGTCCGTCCCGCTCGACCTGATTCCCGCTCCTCACGACGCTTCGGCGCTGACGCTCGTCGATCAGCTCGTCCAGTGGGCGCGCCGCCGTATCGAGGAGCGCGTGTTCCGCCCCGGCATGCGCATGCCGTCGATCCGCAAGCTCGCGCTCGACAAAGGCGTGTCGCGCTTCACGGTGGTCGAGGCGTACGAGCGGCTGGTCGCGCAGGGTTATCTGGATTCGCGGCGCGGCTCGGGCTTTTACGTGCGCGAGCGGCTGGCGGCCGGGCCGCTGCCCGTCGAGCGCCGCGCCGCCGCGCCCGACGCGGCGCCCGCGCCAAGCACGATCGACGTTGTCTGGCTGTTGCGCAACATGCTGCACACCTCGACGCGTCCCGAGCGCGGCCCCGGCCTCGGCTACCTGCCGTCGCGCTGGCTCGACGGCGAGCTGATCACGGGCGCGCTGCGCACGCTCGGCCGGCAAAGCGGCGCCCAGATGCTCGGCTTCGGCACGCCGCAAGGCTTCCTGCCGCTGCGCCAGCAGTTGCAGACGCGGCTGGAGGAACTGGAGATCGGCGCGTCGCCGGAGCAGATCGTGCTCGTGTCGGGCATCACACAGGCCATCGACCTGATCGCGCGGCTCTACGTGCAGCCGGGCGATGCCGTGATCGTCGGCGATCCGGCATGGTTCCAGATGTTCGGGCGCTTCGCGTCGCAGGGCGCGCGGCTGGTCGGCATGCCTTACACGCCGGAAGGCCCCGACCTCGACGCGTTGGAAACGCTGGTGCAGACGTGGCGGCCGAAAATGCTCGTGCTCAACTCCGTGCTGCAAAACCCGACGGGCACGTCGCTGACGGCGGCGCAGGCGTTCCGCATCCTGCGGCTCGCGGAGGCGTACGACTTCATCGTCGTCGAAGACGATATCTACGGCGATCTATGCCCGCCGGGCTTTCCCGCGACGCGGCTCGCGAGCCTCGACCAGTTGAAGCGCGTGATCTATCTCGGCAGCTTCTCGAAGACGCTCGCGGCAAATCTGCGGGTCGGTTTCATCGCTTCGTCGCTGGACGTCGCCAAGGCCGTCACCGACCAGAAGATGCTGGTCGGCATGACGACGCCCGAACTGAACGAGCGCGTGCTGTACAAGATTCTGACGGAAGGGCACTACCGGCGGCATGTCGAGCGGCTGCGCGCGCGGCTCGACGGGGTGCGCGACAAATCCGTGCGCATGCTCGAAAAGACGGGCTTGCGCATGTTCCAGACGCCCGCGGCGGGCATGTTCGTGTGGGCGGATACCGGCGTCGATGCCGACGCGCTGGCGGCCGCCGGCCACGAGGAAGGCTTTTTGCTGACACCGGGAAGCCTGTTTTCGCCGCAGCAGTCGCCAACCACGTGGATGCGCTTCAACGTCGCGAACTGCGGCGACCCGGCGCTGCCCGCATTCCTGTGCCGTTATCTGGACGCCGTCGCGCGGCGGGCTTCCTGA
- a CDS encoding RidA family protein has product MAQSNVYDKLKELGIELPVAGAPAAAYVMSAQSGNTVYLSGHIAKKDGKVWAGKLGDNVSTEEGKTAARSVAIDLLATLHAHVGDLNRVTRIVKVMSLVNSTLDFTEQHIVTNGASELIADVFGERGKHARSAFGVAQIPLGACVEIELIAEVQ; this is encoded by the coding sequence ATGGCTCAATCGAATGTGTATGACAAGCTGAAGGAACTGGGCATCGAACTGCCCGTCGCGGGCGCGCCCGCTGCCGCGTATGTGATGAGCGCGCAAAGCGGCAACACGGTGTACCTGTCGGGTCACATCGCGAAGAAGGACGGCAAGGTGTGGGCCGGCAAGCTCGGCGACAACGTCAGCACAGAAGAAGGCAAGACGGCCGCACGTTCGGTCGCGATCGATCTGCTCGCCACCTTGCACGCGCATGTCGGCGACCTGAACCGCGTGACGCGCATCGTCAAGGTGATGAGCCTCGTCAACTCGACGCTCGATTTCACCGAGCAGCACATCGTCACGAATGGCGCGTCGGAGCTGATCGCCGACGTGTTCGGCGAGCGCGGCAAGCACGCGCGTTCGGCATTCGGCGTCGCGCAGATTCCGCTTGGCGCATGCGTCGAGATCGAACTGATCGCCGAGGTCCAATAA